The genomic stretch CGGCTGGCGAAGGGCGACCACGTCGTCACGTCGTTCCTGCCCTCGTGCGGGCACTGCCGCTGGTGCGCGACGGGCCACTCGAACCTGTGCGACCTGGGCGCCAACCTGCTCGCCGGCTGCCTGCCCGACGGCACCTACCGCTTCCACCTCGACGGCGAGGACGTCGGCGCGATGTGCATGCTGGGCACGTTCTCCAACCACGCGGTGGTCTCGGAGAACTCCGCCGTGAAGATCGCCGAGGACATGCCGCTCGACAAGGCCTGCCTCATCGGCTGCGGCGTGCCGACCGGTTTCGGCTCGGCGGTCAAGACCGGCGGCGTCGAGGTCGGCGACACCGTCGTCATCTACGGCATCGGCGGCATCGGCATCAACTCGGTGCAGGGCGCGGCCCTCGCCGGTGCGCGCAACATCATCGCCGTCGACCCGGTGGCCTTCAAGCGGGAGAAGGCCGAGGAGCTCGGCGCCACCCACTCCGCCAGCAGCGCCGAGGAGGCCGCCGCCATCGCGCTCGACGTCACCCAGGGTGTTGGCGCCGACAAGGCGATCGTGACCGCGGGTGTCGTCAACTCCGAGATCGTGCTCAACGCGTTCAACACGATCCGCAAGGCCGGCACGGTCGTCGTCACCGGCCTGGCCAACATGGAGCACAACCTCGAGATCCCGTCGTCGTTCCTCACCCTGTTCGAGAAGACGGTGAAGGGCTCGCTCTTCGGGTCCAGTGACCCGTTCGCCGACATCCCGAAGATGGTCGAGCTCTACCGGTCCGGTGACCTCAAGCTCGACGAGCTGATCACCAAGACCTACACGCTCGACCAGATCAACGAGGGCTACCAGGACATGCTCGACGGCAAGAACATCCGCGGCGTGATCCTGCACGACAGCTGAGCTGTTGACCGTTCCCGTCGTCGGCCTCCGGCGTGAGCGCGAGGTCCTCACCGTCGCGCTCACGCAGGGCCGTCACCTCGTCATCGAGGGCCCGCCCGGCACCGGCAAGTCCACGCTCCTGCGCGAGATCGCCCGCGAGACCAGCCGCGAGGTCGTGTTCGTCGAGGGCAACGCCGAGCTGACCCCGGCCCGCCTGGTGGGCCAGCACGACCCCTCGCTGGTGCTGCACGAGGGCTACCGCCCGGAGGGGTTCGTCGACGGGCCGCTGCTCGTCGCGATGCGCTCCGGCGCACTGCTGTACGTCGAGGAGCTCAACCGCATCCCGGAGGAGACCCTCAACGTCCTGATCACCGTGCTCGCCGAAGGCGAGATCACGGTGCCGCGGCTGGGGCTCGTGCGCGCCCAGCCGCAGTTCCGGCTGATCGCGGCGATGAACCCGTTCGACGCGGTCGGCACGGCCCGGGTCAGCCAGGCGGTCTCGGACCGGATGTGCCGCGTGGTCCTCGGCTACCAGGACGCGGCGGCCGAGCGGCAGATCGTGCGCGCCGTGACCGCGCTCGACGGCCCGGTGAGCGACGACGCGGTCGAGCTCGGGGTCGGGGTCGCGCGGGCCACCCGCGAGCACCGCGACCTGCGGCACGGTTCGTCGGTGCGCGGGGCGATCGACATGGTGCTGCTGCTGACCGGGCTGCAGCGCCTGCGCGGCGAGCGCGACCTGGTGCGCGAAACCGCGCTGGATTCGGCGTACGCCGCCTTCTCCGGCCGCGTGCGCGTCCAGGACGGCGTCGACCGCACCGCCGAGTCGGTGATCGAGGAGATCGTCGACGCGCAGTGGCCGGGCGAGCCGGGGGAGCGCAACCCGGGAAAAGCCCAGAGCCCGCCTGACGCGGCGGGCGGCAGGAGGCGGCCCGCGGGCCGCGACGACCGGTCCCCGGGCGGCAAGGGACGCACCCAGAGCCGTGACACCCTCGCGCGGCGGCACGCGGCCTTCGAGGCGGTGTCACCCGAGGTCGGGGCGCTCGACGCCGACGCTTTCGAGGCGTTGATGCGCGAGGACCCCGACGCCGCTGCGGAGATGCTCTGCGACCTGTCGACCGCGACCGACCGGGAGCTGCAGGCCGCGGCTCGGCGGCTCGCGGCCCGCGTCTTCGTGCAGATCGGGCGGGGCGTGCAGCACCGGGCGCGTGGCACCCGGCGGCTGGCGCCGGCGAAGCGCAGCGACGGCGACCTCGATCTGGATCGCACGTTCGACCGCTGGTCGGGTCACTGGCCGCCGCCGAGCGACGAGCTGGTCACCCGGCACTGGACGGCGTCCCGGCGGGCGGTCTGCCTGCTGGTGGACGCCAGCGGTTCCATGGGCGGCCGGCCGGTGTCCGTGGCGGCCGTTGCGGCAGCGGCCGTGCTGCTGGCCGCGGAGGCGCATCTGGCGACGAGCGTGCTCGCGTTCTCCGGCGGGGTCGCGACGATCCAGCCCGGAGCTGCCGCGCGCCCGGCCGAGGACGTGGTGACCGAGCTGGTCGCCCTGCGCGGGCACGGGGTCACCGACCTCGCGGCGGCGTTGCGGGCGGCCGGCGCACAGCTTGCCGGCATGAACGCCGACGAGCGCGTCGTCGTCCTCCTCAGCGACTGCCTGTCCACCTCGGGCGACGACCCGGTGACCGCGCTCGCCGGCATCGACCGGCTGCACGTGCTGTGCACCGGCGTGACCGAGGAGTCGCACGCGGCGGCTGCGGCCCTCGCGCGGCGCACCGGTGGCACCTGGCGGCCGGTCGAGCGCCTCGCCGAGGTGCCACCGGCGCTGACTGCCATGTTGGGCTGACTCCAGACCGGCAAAGGAGCTCCCGGCGATGGGCGGGAGCCCCAGCGGTCTGTCCTTCGACGGCTGCCGCGCTTACCGCGTCGGCGGCTCGATGGTCAGGCGGCGGCGTGCGGCGTCGCGGGCTGTTCGACGGTCTCCCGTCACGGATCCTGATCCTCACCACGTACGACGCCGACGAGTACCTGCACGACGCCATCCGTGCAGGCGCCGCCGGATTCCTGCTCAAGGACACGCGGCGCGACGACCTCACGCATGCGATCCGCACGGTCGCTGCCGGCGACGCGCTGCTGCACCCCGCGCTCACCCGGCGGCTGCACGAGCCGCACCCATGCCGTCGTCATGGCCTACGAACGCGGGCTCGTCGTACCCGGCCAGATCGACGTCACGTCCGCCGGGGACGCCGAGCCGGGCCGCTGACGGACGAGGGACGGGTCTGCCCATGCGGGAGAAGCTCACGTCCACCGGGAAGTGGTGGGGGATCCGCACGGCACGGCGTACGCAGGTGGATGATGTCCGCCGCTGGACTTCTGACGTGCGACACGGGGAGGCAGAGGTGGGCCGGTCAGCCGCCGAGACGTTGCGGGCGTACCTGTCGGGACAGCGAGCCGGTGTGGACGATGCACTGGGGTTCGTCGCCGCCGACGCCGTGTTCGACGTGGGTCGTGGTCGCTACGAGGGAACGCCGGAGATCCGGGCCTTCGTCGAGCGGCTCCTCGCAGTGCACTCGGTCACGTCGGTCGTCGAGCTGCGTGCCGTCTCCGACCAGGAGGCGGTGGCCTTGTTGGAGCAACGGGACGACGACCTCGGCCCACTCGGCATCGACAGCATCCGGCTCGACGTCCGAGTCGAGACGACGGACGACGGGCTGATCAAGACGTTCACCGCTCGTCCCACGCCGGAGTCGATGGCGGCGTTGAGCGCGGCGCGGAACGCCGGCCGTAGCTCCGAAGGCCTTGATCTGGCCGAACGGGCCGGGACGTTGCCGCCCCACCCGCCCGGCTGAGCGACTACCGGCTCGGGCCCCAGGCGCGACTGCGCCTATCGAGGGGTGCGGCCGGCCGGCACCTTCTTCTCAGCCGTCGTGACGTCACCGTTGTTCGCAGGCTTGCGCCGACCAGTGGTGGACGCCGCCGCGTCGCCGCTCGTGCGGTCGGCACTCGACCCGCTGCCGGTCGCCTCCGCCCTGGTCGCCGCACGGCTCGGCGCGTTCCTGCGGGTGCCCGTGCCGCGAGGTGCGCCCTTGCGAGTCCCGTTCGCCTTCGCGCGCCCGCCGACGTCGGAGCGGGCGATCGCCGTGTCGTCGGTGCCCAGGTAGGAGGAGATCACCAGCGGGTGGTCGAGCACCTCTTCCGGCGTACCCGTTGCGATGACCTCACCGAGGTGCATGCAGACCATGCGGTCCGAGATCGACGACACCAACGGGATGTCGTGCTCGATGATCGCCATCGCCGCGCCGGTCGCCTCACGCACTCGCAGCAGCACCTGCGCCAGTGACTCCACCTCGCGCTGCGCGATGCCGCTGGACGGTTCGTCGAGCAGCAGGACGCTCGGCGCGTGCGCCATCACCGCGCCCAGCTCGACGATGCGCCGCGTGCCGGTCGACAGCTCCGAGACGAACGCGTCGCGGTAGCGCTCCAGCCCCATCAGCTCGAGCAGCTCGCTGACGCACCAGGCGACCTCGGTCTCCGAGCTCTCCACGGCCCCGAGCCGCAACGTGCAGGCGAGAGGCTCGCGCACGTCGACGTGCCGCTCCAGCGCGGTGGCCAGCACCTCGGTGACCGTCATCGACGGGAACAGCCGGGCGTCCTGGAACGTGCGCCCGAGCCCACGCACCGACCGTTCCGCGGCGCCGACCGCGGTGAGGTCGCGACCGTCGAGCCGGATCCGCCCGGCATCGGGCGTGACGAAGCCGGAGCAGACGTCGAAGAGCGTGGTCTTGCCGGCCCCGTTGGACCCGATGATGCCGAGGATCGAGCCGTCGTCGACCGACAGCGTGACGTCGCGCAGGGCGTGCACCCCGCCGAAGCTTCGCGTGATGCCCGTGACCTGCAGCCGCGGGACGCGTTCGGCGTCGGGGGCCGCCCCGGGCGCCGCGACGGCGGGCCCGGTGCTGCCGCGACCGAGGAAGACCGCCCGCAGCAGGTCGTCGCGCCGGGTCAGGTCCGCGGCCGCCCCGGCGAACCGCACGGTGCCCTTCTCCATGAACACGGCCTCGTCGGCGAGCGTCGTCGCGACGTTGACCGACTGCTCGACGAGCACGACCGTCGTGCCGGCGGAGTTGATCCGGCGTACGACGCCGGTGAGCTCCGCCACGATCGACGGCGCCAGTCCGAGCGACAGCTCGTCGATCATCAGCAGCCGGGGCTTGCACATCAGCGCCTGCGCCAGCGCCAGCATCTGCTGCTGCCCGCCGGACAGCTGGCCGGCCAGCACGTCGGGGCGCTCGGCGAGCATCGGGAAGATCGCGTAGACCTCGTCGAGTGCGGCGGCGACCTGCCGTTCGTCGCGGCGGTAGAGCCAGGCCGCGAGCCGCAGGTTGTCACGCACCGACAGCCCGCCGAAGACGCCGCGACCTCCGGGCATCATCACCAGGCCCTGGCGCACCCGCTGGGCGGCGTCCATCTGGGTGATGTCGACGCCGTCGAAGAACACGCGGCCGTCGCTTGCGGGCAGCAGGCCGCAGACGACCCGCAGCAGCGACGACTTGCCGGCGCCGTTGGTGCCGAGCAGCGCGAGCATGCTGCCGTCGGGCACGTTGACGTTGACCTCGTGCAGGACCGGGTTGCGGCCGTAGGCCGCACCGACACCACTCACCGACAGCAGGCCGTCGCCGGTGACGGCCGTCGTCGGCTCGCGCGGGTAGGCGCCGGTGGCGGCCCGCTCGTCGAGGTGCTCGGCCAGGCTCGGCACCGAAAGCCCCTTGCGGCGGGCCAACCAGCGCAGCGCGGCGTCGCGGCCATCGAACAGGAGCTGCCCGAGCCCGCCGGGGATGACGAGCAGCAGCACCAGCAGCCCGGCGCCGGTCGCGAAGAGCTGCAGCGCGCCGGTCAGGAAGTACTGCACCCCTTGCACGTAGACCGCGCCGAGCAGTGCGCCCGGAAGTGACGACGCACCGCCGATGACGACCATCGTGAAGACGACCAGGCTGCTCTCCGGGCTGAAGCCGGAGAACGGCACGCCGCGCAGCCCGACGACGTAGAGCCCGCCCGCGACCCCGGCGAGCGCACCGGACAGCGCGAAGGCGGTCAGCTTCGCGCGCATGGGCTCGATGCCGTAGGACTCCGCCCCTCGCTCGTTGTCGCGCACGGCGACCACGACGCGCCCGGCGCGGCTGTGCCGGAAGTTGCGGGCGAGCCACACGGTGAACGCCGTGACGGCCAGGCACAGGTAGTAGAAGGGCAGCGGGGAGTTCAGGTCGAAGCGCTCGAGCAGCGTCGGCCGGGTGAAGCTCGACGGCGTGAGCGCCGGGAAGTAGGCCGAGTTGAGCAGGTAGGTCGACACCGGTACGCCGAACGCCAGCGTCGTCACCGCGAGGAACAGCCCGCGGATGCGCAGGGCGGGGATGCCGACGAGCGCCGCCGTGATCGCGCCGACCGCGGCCGACGCGAGCAGCGCCAGGAACAGGTCGGCGTGGGCGTGCACCAGGAGGCTCGCGGTCGTCGCAGCCCCCACACCGACGAACGCGAACTGGCCGAGGCTGATCTGGCCGGACCAGCCGGTCAGCACGACCAGCGACACGGCGATGACGCCGTAGATGGCGACGTAGGCGAGCAAGGTCACGTGCGAGACCGACAGCGCCTGCGGTACGCCGATGAGCACGGCGGCCAGCACGATCCAGGCGGTGCCGCGGGTGACGCGCACGGCGCGGAGCCGGGCGAGCACCTCGGGCACCGGCCGCACCTCGCGCACGGCGACGTGGTCGCCGAGCCCGCTGTCGTCGCTGCGCGACAGGCGCCGGCGCTGCAGCAGCAGCGCGAGCAGGACGACCACGAACAGGCCGACGTCGACGTAGGACGACCGGGGGTAGTTCCAGAACATGCCCTGCTGGAAGACGCCGATGCCCAGCGACGCGAGCACCGCGACCGGCAGGCTCTCCATGCGCGCGATGACGGCCGCGGTGAGGGGGGCCAGCAGCTCCAACGGGCCGCCCGGCTGGCCCACCTGGGGCCCGAGGATCGGCGCCGACAGCATGGCACCGATGCCGGACAGCCCGGCGGCCACGACCCAGGCCAGCAGTGACAGCCGGCGCACCGGGATGCCGAGCAGCAGCGCACGGTCGGACGACTCGGCCGCGGCGCGCACCGCGATGCCGGTGTCGCTGCGCCGGAAGAACCACGCCAACCCGGCGAGCACCACCGGCACCGTCACCAGCGCGATCACGTGGTCGCCGTTGTAGACGATCGGCCCGACCGTGAACGTCACCGGCAGCCCGGAGTGGAACGTCGTCAGCGGCTTGAGCTGCGTGAAGAACGTCGGCAGCGCGATCTGACCCGACCCGACGACCTCCGCGACGCCGATCGTGGCCACCGTCAGGATCAGCCGGGGCGCGGTGAAGAACCGGCGTACGACGACCTCGTGCACCACCACACCGGTCAGCAGCGCGGCGAGGAACCCGAGCGGGAGCGCGAGCCCGTAGGGCAGCCCGACGCCTGCGACCAGGATCACCGCAACGGCCGCGGCGAGGCCGCCGAACTCCGCCTGCGCGAAGTTGATGACCCGGCTGGCGCGGTAGATGAGCACGAGGCCCATCGCCGTGAGCGCCGTCAGCGAGCCGAGCACGACGCCGAGCAGCACCAGTCCGAACGGCAGCCCGTTGGGCAGTGCCGCGTCGGCGATCCGCCACGCGACAACGGTGCCGAGGGCGTAGCCGGCCCAGCGGGCCTCGCGCCGGGCAAGCAGGGGCTGCGCCCGGGCGAGCAGCGTGTCGATGGTCACCGGCGCGTCACTTGCCGAAGCAGCCCAGCTGCTGCCCCGGTCCGCCCCAACCCTGCGCCGAGGAGAGCAGGAACTCCTGTCCGCCGGCGCAGTTGCGGTAGCCGCCCTTCTGGCCGTCGAACTTGCTGGTCATGTTCGGGTCGTACCAACCGATCTGCACCTCGGTCGCGGGACTGTACTTGTTGTTGCCGTAGGTCCAGCGGCCCATGAACGAGTCGGCCGACGGCGGCAGGCTGAACATGCCCCGGGCGAACGCCGCCGGGGTGAGATCGGGTCCCGCCGCCTGCAGCGCGTTCATGATGTAGAGCACGGTGGCGTAGGCGACCGCGTAGTACTGCTCCCGCGGCTCGGCGCCGCCGCTCGCGAGCTTGAAGACCTTGTAGGCCTCGGTCTGCTTCAAGTCGGGGGATGCTCCGCCCATGGCGATCAGGCCGCCCCACTTGCCGCTGGCGGGTTGCCGCGCCTGCGGGTCGCCCCAGTAGGTGGATATCCACTCGGGGTTGTACTGCTGGCTCTGCGCGGCGTTCTCGAGGAAGATCGGCACCAGGGGGTCGCAGTAGCACAGGACCGTCGTCACGCCGGCCGACCGCATCTGCGCGACGATGTTGGTCGCCTGCGCCTGGTACTGCACGACGTTGATGGAGTACGACGCCTCCTTGGGCGTCACGCCGCAGGCGCCGACGCCCTTCTTGATGTCGTTGGCGATCGAGATGTACTGCGGGTTGTCGGGGTGGATCAGCCCGAAGACCCGCTTCTTCACCTGCATGGTCTTGTCGGGCGCGTAGATCGCGTTCATGCCGGCGAGCCGCTGGCAGGTCGCGTTGATGAACCAGTTGGCCGCCATGGTGCCGGTGGCGCTCGCGGACCACCAGTAGGGCGCGTACTGCTGGTAGTAGGACTGCGGGTAACCGAGCGGACCGATCGCGATCACGTGCTGCTGGGCCAGCGCCCGCCAGTAGGGGTCTGAGCCCTTCAGCGCGAACGTCGCGTCGGCGAAGGCCCCGAGCGACTTGGCGGTCGCCGCGTCGGCCTGCGCCAGGTCGGCGCCCTGGCCCTGGTCCTCGGTGATGTAGTCGCCCTGCCCCTGGAACGACTTCAGGACGACCTGGCGACCGTAGAGCTCGTACTGCTTGTTGAAGTAGGAGATGTAGGTGTTCATGTCGGCGATGAAGACGGGGTCCGGCGCCGGTGCCGACGACCCTGCCGCGGCGTTGACGGCGGCGTCCTCCTGCGAGTTGCCGAGGCGGAAGGACAGCGTGATGGTCTTCGCGGTGACGCCGGGTGCGGTCGCGCCGCCGTTGCTGCCGGTGTACTTCGGCACGCAGTTGGGCGCGTAGGCCGACCACGTCACCTGGCGCACGCCGGGCCCGCACTTCACCCCGCTGCGGGCGAGGCCGCTGGCGGCCGTCGTGGCGCCCGGCCGGCTGCTGCCGCCCTGCGACCCGCTCGACAGGCCGGCGCCGGAAGCGGCCGCGCCGCCGCCGCTGCCGCCCGACCCTGTCGCGCTGCCGCTCGCGGTGTTCTGCAGCCCGCCCGCCTGCCCGGTGCCGGCGCCCGAGCCGAGGGAGGAGCCGGTCGTGCCCTGCAACCCGTTGTTCAGCCCGAGCGCCTGGCTGCCGTTGTCGTTGGGCGTCTTCGTCGGCACCGTGACGACCACGAGCACCAGTGCGATCGCCGCGACGAGCAGGGCGAAGTAGCGACGTGCCACCCGGGCCACGTAGGCCCGGACGGCGGCCTCCACGTCGGAGTCAGCGACCGACGGGCGGTGCGGGGCAGACGGCATGGGCGGACCCTTCCGTGAGCCGTGCCGGTCCTGCGGCGCGGCGAAAATGGGTCATGCGAGTCATATATTTTGTGACTATCGCGGGACTCGGACGCCGGATCAATGCAGGTTGACCCGGTTGGTCGGAAGTGTCCAGAGACGTTGGCCGCGGCCGGTCCGCTCGGCGGTGGTGCCGCGGTGCGGGCGGCGCGCACGCCGCTTGCCGGCGCTCAGCCGGGGATCAGCCGAAGCTCAGCTCCGCGGTGGCGGCAAAGGGCTCGCTGGCCTGCTTGTTGCCGTCGAGATTCAGCTGCCCGTCGCCGTTGCTGTCGTTGAAGACCACCACGAGGGCGCAGTCGGCGGCGCCGCTGGTGACGCTGAGCGACACCGTGTTGTCGGAGACGGTGACCGCCTGGGTGCGGGCGCCGCCGCCGAACGTCGCGGCACCGGTGTCGGTGCTGCCCAGCCCGTCGGCCCGGCCGTCGTTGTTGGCGTCGGTGAAGGTGTCGGCGTAGGGGTCGCCGGTCTGGGCGCCGTTGTGCACCGAGCCGCACGGCAGCAGCGCGGCCTGCGTCGGGCCGGCCGCTCCCGGTGAGACGTAGACGCTGACCGGGATCGACTGGCCCGTGGCCGCGTGGGCGTCTCCCCCCGGCCGCACGATGTAGGTCTGGTCCTGGCCGAAGACCGACGTGGCGAGGTTGAAGTCGCGGATGTTGGCCTCGAGGTCGCGGGCCAGGAACGCCGCCATCTGGCCCCGCAGCACCGGCGCGCCGGGGTCGTAGACATAGGGGTTGGTCGTGCTGACGCCGCCCGTGATCCCGGCGGACGCGATCGCGTTGATGTTGGCCTGGTGCACGTCGCTGTCGTCGTCGTCGAAGTAGTCGTTGGTCGTCGCGTAGCCGCGCCGGCCGTCGCTGCGGCTGAGCTGCGTGTCGATGTAGGTCTGCGCGCTGTTGATGAACGTCGCCATCTGGTCGCGGTAGACGACGTCGCCCGGCCGGAAGTGCGTCGAGTCGAAGCCCTTGACGACGCCCGCGTTGGCCAGGCTGTTGATGGCCGACTTGATCGTCGTCCACGGGCACGACGCGTCGCTCGGCGCGCAGTTCGGCATCGAGTCGACGTCGGTGAACCCGTGCGACCGGTCGTCGGTCGGCGCGACACCCATGCCGTCGAGGAAGTTCCAGATGTAGACGGCCATCTGCATGCGCAGCACCGACTGCTCGGGCGCGTAGTGCGTCGCGTCGACGCCCGTGGTGATCGCGTAGTCCCAGATGCAGTTGATCTGGCGCTGGAACGGGCTGGTGCCGATGTCGGTGAAGTCCGCGGCGAGCACCCGGCTGCCCGGGCAGGCGTTGGCCTGGTCGTCGATGATCGAGACCTGCACGCCCGCCGTGTGCGCCAGGGCCGGGCCGGTCCCGGCGAGCAGCGTCCCCAGGACTGTCGCGGCTACCAGGGACAGGCGGGACAGCGGCGCGCGCACGGTCGGCTCCTTCGGCCTACGACGGATCGGACCCGAGCCTACGAAGCCCCGGCGGGGATGTCCGCTACCCACGCGGATGGGCCACGTGCTAGGAACCTGACATGCGCATCAGCATGCCGCTGGCCTACGCCGGCAACTTCACCCAAGCGGTCGACCAGGTCGTCGAGCTCGAGAAGGCGGGGCTCGACGTGGTGTGGGTCGCCGAGGCCTACGGCTTCGACGCCGCGACGCTGGCCGGTTACGTCGCCGCGCGCACCGAGCGGGTGCAGATCGGCTTCGGCATCCTGCCGATCTACTCCCGCACCCCCGCGCTGCTCGCCCAGACGGCGGCCGGGCTCGACTACGTCTCCGGCGGGCGCGCGATCCTGGGCCTCGGCGCGTCGGGCCCGCAGGTCATCGAGGGCTGGCACGGGCTGCCCTACGACCGCCCGCTGGCCCGCACCCGGGAGATCGTCGACATCTGCCGGCAGGTCTGGCGCCGCGAGCGCCTCACCAACGACGGCATCTACCGCATCCCGCTGCCGGAGGGGCAGGGCACCGGCCTCGGGAAGCCGCTGAAGATGATCACCCATCCGGTGCGCGAGCACATCCCGGTCTTCGTGGCCTCGCTCGGCCCGAAGAACGTCGAGATGACGGCCGAGGTCGCCGACGGCTGGCTGCCGATCCTCTACATCCCCGAGAAGGCGGCCGGCGTCTGGGGCGACTCCCTCGCCAAGGGCGCGGCCAACCGCGACAGCAGCCTTGCCCCGCTGGAGATCGTCGCCGGCGGCATGCTCGCCATCGGCGACGACGTCGAGGGCATCCGCGACTTCTCCCGCCCGATGGTCGCGCTGTACGTCGGTGGCATGGGCGCCAAGGGCCGCAACTTCTACAACGACCTGGCCCGCCGCTACGGGTTCGAGGCCGAGGCCGAGGAGATCCAGGACCTCTACCTGTCGGGCAAGAAGGACGAGGCCGCCGCGAAGGTGCCCGCGGACTTCCTCGAGAAGACCAACCTCGTCGGCTCCGAGGGCTACGTGAAGGAGCGGGTCGCGGCCTACAAGGAGGCCGGCGTCACGATGCTCCAGGTCAACCCGGTCGGGCCCGACCCCGTCCGGATGATCGCCCAGCTCAAGGAGTGGGTCTCCTAGTGCCCTTGTCGTCGCTGTCCCGCAGCATCGCGGGACGGGTCGCCCTGGTCACCGGCGCGGCCAGCGGCATGGGCCGGGCCACCGCGCGGTTGTTCGCCGACGAGGGAGCCCGGCTGGCGCTTGTCGACCGCAGCGCGGACCAGCTGGCCGAGGTGGCCGACGAGATCCTGGCCGCCGGCGGCGAGGT from Mycobacteriales bacterium encodes the following:
- a CDS encoding NDMA-dependent alcohol dehydrogenase — its product is MKTRAAVLRGTERDWDVVEMELDPPKAGEVLLRFVASGMCHSDEHLRTGDLPPFKFPIVGGHEGAGIVEEVGPGVTRLAKGDHVVTSFLPSCGHCRWCATGHSNLCDLGANLLAGCLPDGTYRFHLDGEDVGAMCMLGTFSNHAVVSENSAVKIAEDMPLDKACLIGCGVPTGFGSAVKTGGVEVGDTVVIYGIGGIGINSVQGAALAGARNIIAVDPVAFKREKAEELGATHSASSAEEAAAIALDVTQGVGADKAIVTAGVVNSEIVLNAFNTIRKAGTVVVTGLANMEHNLEIPSSFLTLFEKTVKGSLFGSSDPFADIPKMVELYRSGDLKLDELITKTYTLDQINEGYQDMLDGKNIRGVILHDS
- a CDS encoding LLM class F420-dependent oxidoreductase, producing the protein MRISMPLAYAGNFTQAVDQVVELEKAGLDVVWVAEAYGFDAATLAGYVAARTERVQIGFGILPIYSRTPALLAQTAAGLDYVSGGRAILGLGASGPQVIEGWHGLPYDRPLARTREIVDICRQVWRRERLTNDGIYRIPLPEGQGTGLGKPLKMITHPVREHIPVFVASLGPKNVEMTAEVADGWLPILYIPEKAAGVWGDSLAKGAANRDSSLAPLEIVAGGMLAIGDDVEGIRDFSRPMVALYVGGMGAKGRNFYNDLARRYGFEAEAEEIQDLYLSGKKDEAAAKVPADFLEKTNLVGSEGYVKERVAAYKEAGVTMLQVNPVGPDPVRMIAQLKEWVS
- a CDS encoding MoxR family ATPase produces the protein MTVPVVGLRREREVLTVALTQGRHLVIEGPPGTGKSTLLREIARETSREVVFVEGNAELTPARLVGQHDPSLVLHEGYRPEGFVDGPLLVAMRSGALLYVEELNRIPEETLNVLITVLAEGEITVPRLGLVRAQPQFRLIAAMNPFDAVGTARVSQAVSDRMCRVVLGYQDAAAERQIVRAVTALDGPVSDDAVELGVGVARATREHRDLRHGSSVRGAIDMVLLLTGLQRLRGERDLVRETALDSAYAAFSGRVRVQDGVDRTAESVIEEIVDAQWPGEPGERNPGKAQSPPDAAGGRRRPAGRDDRSPGGKGRTQSRDTLARRHAAFEAVSPEVGALDADAFEALMREDPDAAAEMLCDLSTATDRELQAAARRLAARVFVQIGRGVQHRARGTRRLAPAKRSDGDLDLDRTFDRWSGHWPPPSDELVTRHWTASRRAVCLLVDASGSMGGRPVSVAAVAAAAVLLAAEAHLATSVLAFSGGVATIQPGAAARPAEDVVTELVALRGHGVTDLAAALRAAGAQLAGMNADERVVVLLSDCLSTSGDDPVTALAGIDRLHVLCTGVTEESHAAAAALARRTGGTWRPVERLAEVPPALTAMLG
- a CDS encoding S-layer homology domain-containing protein, whose product is MRAPLSRLSLVAATVLGTLLAGTGPALAHTAGVQVSIIDDQANACPGSRVLAADFTDIGTSPFQRQINCIWDYAITTGVDATHYAPEQSVLRMQMAVYIWNFLDGMGVAPTDDRSHGFTDVDSMPNCAPSDASCPWTTIKSAINSLANAGVVKGFDSTHFRPGDVVYRDQMATFINSAQTYIDTQLSRSDGRRGYATTNDYFDDDDSDVHQANINAIASAGITGGVSTTNPYVYDPGAPVLRGQMAAFLARDLEANIRDFNLATSVFGQDQTYIVRPGGDAHAATGQSIPVSVYVSPGAAGPTQAALLPCGSVHNGAQTGDPYADTFTDANNDGRADGLGSTDTGAATFGGGARTQAVTVSDNTVSLSVTSGAADCALVVVFNDSNGDGQLNLDGNKQASEPFAATAELSFG
- a CDS encoding ATP-binding cassette domain-containing protein; its protein translation is MTIDTLLARAQPLLARREARWAGYALGTVVAWRIADAALPNGLPFGLVLLGVVLGSLTALTAMGLVLIYRASRVINFAQAEFGGLAAAVAVILVAGVGLPYGLALPLGFLAALLTGVVVHEVVVRRFFTAPRLILTVATIGVAEVVGSGQIALPTFFTQLKPLTTFHSGLPVTFTVGPIVYNGDHVIALVTVPVVLAGLAWFFRRSDTGIAVRAAAESSDRALLLGIPVRRLSLLAWVVAAGLSGIGAMLSAPILGPQVGQPGGPLELLAPLTAAVIARMESLPVAVLASLGIGVFQQGMFWNYPRSSYVDVGLFVVVLLALLLQRRRLSRSDDSGLGDHVAVREVRPVPEVLARLRAVRVTRGTAWIVLAAVLIGVPQALSVSHVTLLAYVAIYGVIAVSLVVLTGWSGQISLGQFAFVGVGAATTASLLVHAHADLFLALLASAAVGAITAALVGIPALRIRGLFLAVTTLAFGVPVSTYLLNSAYFPALTPSSFTRPTLLERFDLNSPLPFYYLCLAVTAFTVWLARNFRHSRAGRVVVAVRDNERGAESYGIEPMRAKLTAFALSGALAGVAGGLYVVGLRGVPFSGFSPESSLVVFTMVVIGGASSLPGALLGAVYVQGVQYFLTGALQLFATGAGLLVLLLVIPGGLGQLLFDGRDAALRWLARRKGLSVPSLAEHLDERAATGAYPREPTTAVTGDGLLSVSGVGAAYGRNPVLHEVNVNVPDGSMLALLGTNGAGKSSLLRVVCGLLPASDGRVFFDGVDITQMDAAQRVRQGLVMMPGGRGVFGGLSVRDNLRLAAWLYRRDERQVAAALDEVYAIFPMLAERPDVLAGQLSGGQQQMLALAQALMCKPRLLMIDELSLGLAPSIVAELTGVVRRINSAGTTVVLVEQSVNVATTLADEAVFMEKGTVRFAGAAADLTRRDDLLRAVFLGRGSTGPAVAAPGAAPDAERVPRLQVTGITRSFGGVHALRDVTLSVDDGSILGIIGSNGAGKTTLFDVCSGFVTPDAGRIRLDGRDLTAVGAAERSVRGLGRTFQDARLFPSMTVTEVLATALERHVDVREPLACTLRLGAVESSETEVAWCVSELLELMGLERYRDAFVSELSTGTRRIVELGAVMAHAPSVLLLDEPSSGIAQREVESLAQVLLRVREATGAAMAIIEHDIPLVSSISDRMVCMHLGEVIATGTPEEVLDHPLVISSYLGTDDTAIARSDVGGRAKANGTRKGAPRGTGTRRNAPSRAATRAEATGSGSSADRTSGDAAASTTGRRKPANNGDVTTAEKKVPAGRTPR